A genomic region of Tissierella sp. contains the following coding sequences:
- a CDS encoding GNAT family N-acetyltransferase has protein sequence MVKYALAKKEEINKISNFIADLNIIEESHIAYCGVNSEEIANSLIEDITDIEFDKSFIIAREDDEVIGVLGFDADMERNSAEIWGPFIKKENWSIAADMWEKMMEILPEKIESISMFINNKNSNCLKLADILDFSKKSEESILKFYRENIDSLDEVNLLELDVKDYEAMKKLHDKSFPNTYYSGEEIISRLNNHRKVFVCKEADKLIAYIYVEAEPEFGEGNIEFFAVNEVQRGKGVGKILLTMGLKWLFSFNSIDSITLCVNAQNEKAINLYKKVGFTEKYQLSFFMKEILAT, from the coding sequence ATGGTAAAATACGCATTAGCTAAAAAGGAAGAGATAAACAAAATCAGTAACTTCATAGCTGATTTAAATATAATAGAAGAGAGCCATATTGCATATTGTGGCGTGAATAGTGAAGAAATAGCAAATTCATTAATAGAGGATATAACAGATATAGAATTTGATAAAAGTTTTATAATTGCTAGAGAAGATGATGAAGTGATTGGGGTACTAGGATTTGATGCAGATATGGAAAGAAATAGTGCTGAAATATGGGGACCTTTTATAAAAAAAGAAAACTGGAGTATTGCAGCTGATATGTGGGAAAAGATGATGGAAATACTTCCAGAGAAGATAGAATCAATTAGTATGTTCATTAACAATAAGAATTCAAACTGTCTAAAATTAGCAGATATCCTTGACTTCAGTAAGAAAAGCGAAGAAAGCATATTAAAATTTTATAGAGAGAATATAGACAGTTTAGATGAAGTAAACCTATTGGAATTGGATGTTAAAGATTATGAAGCCATGAAGAAATTGCATGATAAATCTTTTCCAAATACCTATTACAGTGGAGAAGAGATAATATCAAGATTAAACAATCATAGAAAAGTATTCGTTTGTAAAGAGGCTGATAAACTAATCGCTTATATTTATGTTGAAGCAGAGCCAGAGTTTGGTGAAGGGAATATTGAATTTTTTGCAGTAAATGAAGTGCAACGAGGTAAAGGTGTAGGTAAGATTTTATTAACTATGGGATTAAAATGGTTGTTTTCATTTAATTCTATTGATTCCATTACACTTTGTGTGAATGCACAAAATGAAAAAGCAATTAATTTGTATAAAAAAGTGGGTTTTACAGAGAAGTATCAGTTAAGTTTTTTTATGAAGGAAATACTTGCCACCTAG
- a CDS encoding UDPGP type 1 family protein: MKEKIQEVESIVCEYGQEHLLRYFHELADEEKESLLNQILSIDFELISSLYKKMTNPEINKNQQDLQPLKAYNWVDIDNEDRGRLYDVGIEKMSEGKVAVVLLAGGQGTRLGCSGPKGTFDIGLPSHKSLFQLQCEQIANISRKCGKYINWYIMTNHANHHETVSFFEDSKYFNYPKENITFFEQDMLPSIDGNGKVLLQERDKISMSPNGNGGCFLALKDKGILSEMKEKGIEWIFINGIDNALVKVADPYFLGFTIETGLSSGSKVVAKKYPDEKTGILCYQDGRPAIVEYSELPIELSQKRDDDGNLIYDNANIINHLLKLEVLEEFFNYEIPFHVAHKKIPYTNINGDTEYPEEPNGYKFESFIFDIFFHISDMAALKVAREEEFAPVKNKEGEDSPYTAKEMVLDLHKKWLLDSGVNASLLHEKTVEISPLTSYKGEDIEEIRITDKLLKSDTILI, from the coding sequence ATGAAAGAAAAAATACAAGAAGTAGAAAGCATTGTATGTGAATATGGACAAGAACATCTATTAAGATATTTTCATGAGCTTGCAGATGAAGAAAAAGAAAGTTTGCTGAACCAAATCTTGTCAATTGATTTTGAACTAATAAGCTCTTTATATAAGAAAATGACAAATCCTGAAATAAATAAAAATCAACAGGATTTACAACCTCTCAAAGCATATAATTGGGTTGATATAGATAATGAAGATAGAGGACGCTTATATGATGTTGGAATTGAGAAGATGAGTGAAGGTAAAGTTGCAGTTGTTCTTCTAGCAGGAGGGCAAGGAACAAGACTAGGATGTTCAGGACCTAAGGGAACTTTTGATATTGGCTTGCCATCTCATAAATCTCTTTTTCAGCTACAATGTGAACAAATAGCAAATATATCGAGGAAATGTGGTAAGTATATTAATTGGTATATCATGACCAACCATGCTAATCACCACGAGACAGTAAGTTTTTTTGAAGATAGCAAATATTTCAATTATCCTAAAGAAAATATTACATTCTTTGAGCAAGATATGCTTCCTTCAATTGATGGTAATGGTAAAGTACTTCTTCAGGAAAGAGATAAAATTAGTATGTCACCTAATGGAAATGGTGGTTGTTTTTTAGCACTTAAAGATAAAGGTATACTTTCAGAAATGAAGGAGAAAGGTATTGAATGGATATTTATAAATGGTATAGATAATGCCCTTGTAAAAGTAGCGGATCCATATTTCTTAGGTTTTACAATAGAAACAGGATTATCATCAGGGAGTAAAGTAGTAGCAAAAAAATATCCAGATGAAAAGACAGGAATACTTTGCTACCAAGATGGGCGACCAGCCATAGTTGAGTATTCGGAATTACCTATAGAATTGTCACAGAAGAGGGACGATGATGGAAATTTAATATATGACAATGCTAATATAATAAATCATCTATTAAAACTTGAAGTCCTTGAGGAGTTTTTTAATTATGAAATTCCTTTTCATGTAGCTCACAAAAAAATTCCATACACCAATATCAATGGTGATACTGAATATCCAGAGGAACCTAATGGTTATAAATTTGAAAGTTTTATATTTGATATTTTCTTTCATATATCAGATATGGCAGCATTAAAGGTTGCTAGAGAAGAGGAATTTGCTCCAGTAAAAAATAAGGAAGGTGAGGATAGCCCTTACACTGCTAAAGAGATGGTATTAGATTTACATAAAAAATGGTTACTGGATAGTGGCGTGAATGCAAGTCTGCTTCATGAAAAGACTGTTGAGATATCTCCTTTAACTTCATATAAGGGAGAAGATATTGAAGAAATAAGAATAACAGATAAATTACTCAAATCTGATACTATATTAATCTAA
- a CDS encoding GNAT family N-acetyltransferase — protein MQRLETKNLKLRRMEDGDINDLFEMRKDPRMIEFTDSKIDASIDETKAYVDKMNKGIDDNQWVIWAIELKESSQVIGSISIWNLNKEERSGELGYGIIPDYQGKGLMKEALLNVADYGFHKMNLEDLYAYTEVNNIKSIKLLEKCNFREVDRIKEEGYYNKKTYEMAIYKLHQLELDL, from the coding sequence ATGCAAAGACTTGAAACTAAAAATCTAAAATTAAGAAGGATGGAAGATGGGGATATAAACGATTTGTTTGAAATGAGAAAAGATCCTAGAATGATTGAATTTACAGATTCGAAAATAGACGCAAGTATTGATGAAACTAAGGCATATGTGGACAAAATGAATAAGGGAATTGATGATAATCAATGGGTAATTTGGGCTATTGAGTTAAAAGAATCTAGTCAAGTAATAGGTTCAATCAGTATTTGGAATCTAAATAAGGAAGAAAGAAGTGGAGAATTAGGGTATGGAATAATTCCTGATTACCAGGGTAAGGGATTAATGAAGGAAGCACTACTGAATGTAGCTGATTATGGATTTCATAAGATGAATTTAGAGGATTTGTATGCATATACAGAAGTAAACAATATTAAGTCAATTAAATTATTAGAAAAATGCAACTTTCGAGAAGTAGATAGAATTAAAGAAGAAGGATATTATAATAAAAAAACCTATGAAATGGCTATATATAAATTACATCAATTGGAGCTAGATTTATAA
- a CDS encoding NUDIX domain-containing protein — MLTVCFHDLNTIEDNKLKFAVIMARYEGKWIFVRHKERLTWEIPGGHRETNEDINFTASRELVEETGAKDFKISPVCIYSVNRDGIESFGQLFYSQVESLDELPISEIGEIRLFDTLPQSLTYPLIQPYLFKRIMLFLN, encoded by the coding sequence ATGTTAACAGTGTGTTTTCATGACTTAAATACAATAGAAGATAACAAGTTGAAGTTTGCAGTTATTATGGCAAGATATGAAGGGAAATGGATATTTGTAAGACATAAGGAGAGATTGACTTGGGAAATTCCAGGTGGACATAGGGAAACTAATGAAGATATTAATTTTACTGCCTCAAGAGAGTTAGTGGAAGAAACTGGAGCAAAGGATTTTAAAATTAGTCCAGTTTGTATATATTCAGTAAATAGAGATGGCATAGAGTCCTTTGGACAATTATTTTATTCCCAAGTAGAAAGTCTTGATGAATTACCGATTTCTGAAATAGGTGAAATTAGATTATTTGATACATTACCTCAAAGCCTAACCTATCCTTTGATTCAACCATATTTATTTAAGAGAATTATGTTATTTTTAAATTGA
- a CDS encoding signal peptidase II, whose amino-acid sequence MILIKSRNKIIPVIILILIALEQGIKIIVKNYYGVRIPILENILYFMPVLNDNYSWINSIFQFGWSKAFHIVLVLVVVLFVYSVLKYLESKNINEKIINIIKVFFFSGAICSLIDKIFWNGSLDYILLKGFFVFDLKDCYLTISEGIIVILAIKNWKAISKINDKELVKDYIGFIKSRME is encoded by the coding sequence GTGATACTAATAAAATCAAGAAATAAAATTATCCCAGTCATTATTTTAATATTAATAGCCCTAGAGCAAGGAATAAAGATCATAGTAAAGAATTACTATGGAGTAAGAATTCCAATACTAGAGAACATATTGTATTTTATGCCTGTACTAAATGATAATTATTCATGGATTAATTCTATATTTCAATTTGGCTGGAGTAAGGCTTTTCATATAGTCTTAGTTTTAGTCGTTGTATTATTTGTTTATTCTGTTTTAAAATATTTAGAAAGCAAAAATATAAATGAGAAAATAATTAATATAATAAAAGTCTTTTTCTTTTCAGGTGCTATATGCTCCTTAATAGATAAGATTTTCTGGAATGGCAGCTTAGATTATATATTATTAAAAGGTTTTTTTGTATTTGATTTAAAGGATTGCTATCTAACTATTTCTGAGGGAATAATTGTAATACTTGCTATTAAAAATTGGAAAGCAATTTCAAAAATTAATGATAAAGAGTTAGTAAAAGATTACATTGGATTTATTAAGAGCAGAATGGAGTGA
- a CDS encoding AAA family ATPase, translating into MKKLIIINGVAGVGKTTVCKELYKSIFNSVWLDGDWCWMMNPFVVNEENKRMVEGNITFLLKNYLNNSSYKYVIFNWVIGNKKIFEIILRELDDLEFQLYKISLTSSSELLRKRMLEDGRTEEQIENSINNLRLYDDMDTLKIDTTNISVRSTVNKILEMIK; encoded by the coding sequence ATGAAAAAGCTAATTATTATTAATGGGGTAGCAGGGGTTGGAAAAACCACTGTCTGTAAAGAGCTTTATAAATCAATTTTTAACTCAGTATGGTTAGATGGTGACTGGTGCTGGATGATGAACCCTTTTGTTGTTAATGAAGAAAACAAGAGGATGGTTGAGGGAAATATCACTTTCTTACTAAAGAATTACTTAAATAATTCCTCTTACAAATATGTGATTTTTAATTGGGTAATTGGAAATAAAAAGATATTTGAAATAATACTAAGAGAATTAGACGATTTGGAATTTCAACTTTATAAAATATCTTTAACATCTTCTTCTGAACTTCTTAGAAAAAGAATGCTAGAAGATGGAAGGACAGAAGAGCAAATTGAAAATAGCATTAATAATTTAAGACTTTATGATGATATGGATACCTTAAAGATAGATACTACAAATATAAGTGTAAGGAGTACAGTCAATAAAATTCTGGAGATGATAAAATAA
- a CDS encoding helix-turn-helix transcriptional regulator, whose protein sequence is MKTRIQELRKQHKLSQEELGNAVGVTRQTITSLECEKYTASLVLAYKIAKYFGLTIEEVFDFSEEGEI, encoded by the coding sequence TTGAAGACAAGAATTCAAGAGCTGCGTAAGCAACATAAATTATCCCAAGAAGAACTAGGTAATGCAGTTGGTGTAACAAGGCAAACAATTACTTCCTTAGAATGTGAGAAATATACAGCATCCTTAGTTCTGGCTTACAAGATTGCAAAATACTTTGGACTGACTATTGAGGAAGTATTTGACTTTTCTGAAGAGGGGGAAATTTGA
- a CDS encoding sodium ion-translocating decarboxylase subunit beta, translating to MKNQRLRKLITVFTVISILLTIISIGFNCLLPNYLAFKFNFKTEEASSIGIIGGADGPTSIFLAAGQSSFYFTIIFLLLSIVGILYLSLTRKTIK from the coding sequence TTGAAAAATCAAAGATTAAGAAAATTAATTACTGTATTTACTGTTATTTCAATATTACTTACTATTATAAGCATAGGTTTTAATTGTTTATTGCCTAACTATTTAGCATTTAAATTTAATTTTAAAACAGAAGAAGCAAGTTCCATAGGTATCATAGGTGGTGCAGATGGACCAACATCGATTTTTCTGGCTGCTGGGCAATCTTCTTTTTATTTTACTATTATTTTCCTACTACTTTCCATAGTTGGAATTTTATATTTGTCTTTAACTAGAAAAACTATCAAATAA
- a CDS encoding DUF1801 domain-containing protein gives MGENTKIKTIDEYIATCSEEIQPKLIKLRKIILDASSELTEKISWGMPTFYFKGNVIHFAAHKKHIGLYSGAEAVQFFSEKLQSYKTSNGTIQIPNDRDLDADLIQDIVNFNVEGNRKK, from the coding sequence ATGGGAGAGAACACAAAAATAAAAACTATTGATGAATATATTGCTACATGTTCAGAAGAAATTCAACCTAAACTAATAAAACTTAGGAAGATCATTTTAGATGCATCATCGGAATTGACAGAGAAAATTAGCTGGGGTATGCCTACCTTTTACTTCAAGGGCAATGTGATCCATTTTGCAGCACATAAAAAACATATTGGTCTATATAGTGGAGCAGAAGCAGTTCAATTCTTTAGTGAAAAACTCCAAAGCTACAAGACCTCCAATGGCACAATTCAAATACCTAATGACAGAGATTTAGATGCAGATTTAATTCAAGATATTGTAAATTTTAATGTTGAGGGGAATAGAAAGAAATAG
- a CDS encoding 8-oxo-dGTP diphosphatase yields the protein MPSYKLYNMCMVYNEESDQVLVQDKLPKDGWGGITFPGGHIEYGESFIESTIREVKEETGLNVTDLQYSGIVNYFNTENYERWMCFLYKTDKYSGELINETREGKVFWVNRDQLLTMKLAPNMDKYLHLFFSDIHHEAFAYSNGEYTDELRIIG from the coding sequence TTGCCAAGTTATAAACTATACAATATGTGCATGGTCTATAATGAAGAGAGTGATCAGGTATTAGTTCAAGATAAGTTGCCAAAGGATGGATGGGGAGGAATAACATTTCCAGGTGGACATATAGAGTATGGAGAAAGTTTTATTGAATCTACTATTCGAGAAGTGAAAGAAGAAACAGGACTTAATGTTACTGACTTACAATATTCAGGCATAGTAAATTACTTTAATACTGAGAATTATGAAAGATGGATGTGCTTTCTTTATAAAACAGATAAGTACTCCGGTGAATTAATAAATGAAACAAGAGAAGGGAAAGTATTTTGGGTAAACAGGGACCAATTGTTAACTATGAAATTAGCACCTAATATGGACAAGTATCTTCATTTATTTTTTAGTGATATTCATCATGAGGCATTTGCTTATAGTAATGGTGAATATACAGATGAATTGAGGATTATAGGCTAG
- a CDS encoding zinc dependent phospholipase C family protein, producing the protein MATWGAHVRIAEAILNVDCSLDEESFLVGNIGPDCGQPNEDWSEFSPSKSVSHWINEDNITEAEKFYDKYLNKEIKDNNLYSFLLGYYVHLLTDIHWGNLVDEKKKTDQKYQKLETDKSFIWTIKKDWYDLDHLYFRKNPNSIFHRIFKNIESFPDYLDYYPAGAIERQLKYIIGFYTKHDGNPEREYTYFTAKEMDDFVNEKSNYIIELLKEKRNRNDSISKS; encoded by the coding sequence ATGGCGACATGGGGAGCACATGTTAGAATAGCAGAAGCTATACTTAATGTAGATTGCAGTTTGGATGAAGAATCTTTTCTTGTAGGTAATATAGGACCGGATTGTGGACAACCTAATGAAGATTGGAGTGAATTTTCACCGTCTAAATCAGTTAGTCATTGGATTAATGAAGATAATATTACTGAAGCTGAAAAGTTTTACGACAAATATCTAAATAAAGAAATAAAAGATAATAACTTATATTCATTTTTATTAGGCTACTATGTCCATTTATTAACAGATATCCATTGGGGAAACTTGGTAGATGAGAAGAAAAAAACTGATCAAAAGTATCAGAAATTAGAAACTGATAAAAGTTTTATATGGACTATTAAAAAGGATTGGTATGATTTAGATCATCTATACTTTAGAAAAAATCCTAACAGCATATTCCATAGGATTTTTAAAAATATAGAATCATTCCCTGATTACCTTGATTATTACCCTGCTGGGGCAATAGAGAGGCAATTAAAGTACATTATTGGGTTTTATACTAAACATGATGGTAATCCAGAAAGAGAATATACATATTTTACAGCAAAGGAAATGGATGACTTTGTAAACGAAAAATCAAATTATATTATAGAATTATTAAAAGAAAAGAGAAATAGGAATGATTCTATAAGTAAATCTTAG
- a CDS encoding GNAT family N-acetyltransferase, producing MESLDIVIEQVTKGNYHMFDDMVYWRSNGFERTEEEKEKNKNLNFQDAFLELEHQGFYVFAALCEGRFVGWIMLVYIPKIGKWSKGVVFVEELWTDPEFRRKGIAMKLMEKAYEVQRETEAIKVRLYTDNIHAQKLYEKCGLEVTSRAVFMESKDS from the coding sequence ATGGAAAGTTTAGATATAGTCATTGAACAAGTTACCAAAGGTAATTATCATATGTTTGATGATATGGTATATTGGAGGTCGAATGGATTTGAAAGGACTGAGGAAGAGAAAGAAAAGAATAAAAATTTAAATTTCCAGGATGCATTTTTAGAACTTGAACACCAAGGTTTTTATGTTTTTGCTGCCCTTTGTGAAGGTCGATTCGTTGGATGGATAATGCTAGTATATATACCTAAGATAGGGAAGTGGAGCAAAGGAGTAGTTTTCGTTGAAGAATTGTGGACAGACCCTGAATTTAGAAGGAAGGGAATTGCTATGAAACTTATGGAAAAAGCATATGAAGTTCAAAGAGAAACAGAAGCAATTAAGGTTAGACTTTATACGGATAATATACATGCGCAAAAACTATATGAAAAATGTGGACTAGAAGTAACAAGTAGGGCAGTATTCATGGAATCAAAAGATAGTTGA
- a CDS encoding GNAT family N-acetyltransferase: MKIKTLQREDDKYILQAAQLLVEGFKKDWPDAWPNLESALEELEECLSSDRICRIAIDENDNLVGWIGGISQYDGNVWELHPIVVDMKNRKKGIGKLLVKDLEEQVRERGGITIQVGSDDENNMTSLSNVDIYDNLFERIRDIKNFKGHPYEFYFKLGYKIIGVMPDANGLGKPDIYLGKRVIDWK, from the coding sequence ATGAAAATTAAAACATTGCAAAGAGAAGATGATAAATATATTCTCCAAGCAGCTCAACTATTAGTAGAGGGCTTTAAAAAGGACTGGCCAGATGCATGGCCTAATCTAGAATCTGCATTGGAAGAGCTTGAGGAATGTTTAAGTTCAGATAGAATATGTCGTATTGCTATAGATGAAAATGATAATCTTGTAGGATGGATTGGTGGAATAAGCCAGTATGACGGGAATGTATGGGAGTTACATCCCATAGTAGTTGACATGAAGAATAGAAAGAAAGGGATAGGAAAGCTGCTAGTTAAAGATTTGGAAGAGCAAGTAAGGGAAAGAGGGGGCATTACAATTCAAGTAGGGAGTGATGATGAAAACAATATGACATCATTATCCAATGTAGATATATATGATAATTTATTTGAAAGGATTAGAGATATTAAGAACTTTAAGGGGCATCCGTATGAGTTTTATTTCAAATTAGGATATAAAATCATAGGTGTTATGCCAGATGCAAACGGATTAGGAAAGCCAGATATATATCTAGGTAAGAGAGTTATTGATTGGAAATAG
- a CDS encoding ribose-phosphate diphosphokinase, giving the protein MSSEIKIFSGSSSKGFAQRICDYIGVELGKSEVITFSEGNTFVRIGETVRGKDVYLVQSIGLNPNDEFVEILFWMDAFKRASASSVTAIMPYFSYAKGDKKDEPRVSIRARVCAESIELSGADRIVTMDLHSPQIQGFFKKPVDHLFALPVLCEYIRNMDMDDYVIVSPDAGYAKQAREFSQHLGVSTVIGDKTRKGHDEKAKVLELIGNVKDKNAIIVDDFSISGGTLVELAGFLKERGAKKIFACLSHILLNSKGVDKIENSPIEKVISTDTVVNPCIHDSNKIEIISVAPLFAEAISRIHNRESLGILFDKLPEKVIKA; this is encoded by the coding sequence ATGAGTAGTGAAATAAAAATCTTTAGTGGAAGCTCAAGTAAAGGTTTTGCTCAGAGGATATGTGATTATATAGGAGTTGAACTTGGTAAATCTGAGGTAATTACATTCTCAGAAGGTAATACCTTTGTTAGGATTGGGGAGACTGTAAGGGGCAAGGATGTATATCTTGTACAATCTATAGGTCTGAATCCAAATGATGAATTTGTAGAAATCTTATTTTGGATGGATGCATTTAAAAGAGCAAGTGCCAGTTCAGTAACGGCAATAATGCCATATTTCAGCTATGCAAAAGGAGATAAAAAAGATGAGCCCAGAGTATCCATAAGGGCAAGGGTATGTGCAGAATCCATAGAGCTATCTGGAGCAGATAGGATAGTTACAATGGACTTACATAGTCCTCAGATTCAAGGTTTCTTCAAGAAACCAGTGGATCATTTATTTGCATTACCAGTATTATGTGAATATATAAGGAATATGGATATGGATGATTATGTTATTGTTTCTCCTGATGCTGGTTATGCAAAACAAGCTAGAGAGTTTTCGCAACATTTAGGTGTTTCTACAGTAATAGGAGATAAGACTAGAAAGGGTCATGATGAAAAGGCTAAAGTATTGGAACTAATTGGAAATGTTAAAGATAAAAATGCCATAATTGTAGATGATTTTAGCATAAGCGGCGGAACCTTAGTAGAATTAGCAGGATTTTTGAAAGAAAGAGGTGCTAAGAAAATATTTGCATGTTTATCTCATATACTTCTCAATTCAAAAGGAGTAGATAAGATAGAAAATAGTCCAATCGAGAAGGTTATAAGTACAGATACAGTTGTAAACCCATGTATTCACGATTCCAATAAGATTGAAATTATATCAGTTGCACCTCTTTTTGCAGAGGCTATTTCAAGGATTCATAATAGGGAATCTCTTGGTATTCTATTTGATAAACTACCAGAAAAGGTTATCAAGGCATGA
- a CDS encoding GNAT family N-acetyltransferase, giving the protein MREMTIRKLEKKDHDRVLQLNDESVHFLSSLTKDKLESIISQCEITNVMEVDGRVEAFVLTLKEGKEYDSVNYLWFSNHYDHYIYIDRVVVSLKMQGKGLGNILYESVFNHAKLIGVPYVAAEIDINPPNHGSLKFHEKFGFVEVGKQTVAQGKKVVSLQVVNL; this is encoded by the coding sequence ATGAGAGAAATGACAATAAGAAAGTTAGAAAAAAAAGATCATGATAGAGTACTTCAATTAAATGATGAGTCGGTACATTTTCTATCATCATTGACAAAAGATAAACTTGAAAGCATCATATCTCAATGTGAAATAACTAATGTAATGGAAGTAGATGGTCGTGTTGAAGCATTTGTTTTGACATTAAAAGAGGGCAAAGAATATGATAGTGTCAATTATCTCTGGTTTTCTAATCATTATGACCATTATATATATATAGATAGAGTCGTAGTATCTTTGAAAATGCAAGGCAAAGGACTAGGTAATATTTTATATGAGTCGGTATTTAATCATGCAAAGCTAATTGGAGTACCTTATGTAGCTGCTGAAATTGATATTAATCCTCCTAATCATGGATCCTTAAAGTTTCATGAGAAATTCGGGTTTGTGGAGGTTGGAAAACAAACAGTTGCTCAAGGTAAAAAGGTAGTATCTTTACAAGTTGTCAATTTATAA
- a CDS encoding GNAT family protein translates to MEIKNDKVILRDFVESDIDDRIYWETVEMEWQLWDAPWEYNENEVFDSDKYRKERLEWLAEEKDENRIRWSFQICINDESRKHIGWINAYDIDGNYRYTKEDGYCTIGIDIPDLSSRGKGYATASWDLFIDYLLSNGIGDIYTQTWSGNERVLGLMKKIGFEECNREHGFRIVRGQLYDGLTFKLNREKYKDFHEGAKLNK, encoded by the coding sequence ATGGAAATAAAAAATGATAAGGTTATATTAAGAGATTTTGTAGAATCTGATATAGACGATAGAATATATTGGGAAACTGTAGAAATGGAATGGCAGTTATGGGATGCTCCCTGGGAATATAATGAAAATGAGGTATTTGATTCAGATAAATATCGCAAGGAAAGGCTAGAGTGGCTGGCAGAAGAGAAGGATGAAAATAGGATTCGTTGGAGTTTTCAAATATGCATCAATGATGAGAGTCGAAAACATATTGGTTGGATTAATGCCTATGATATTGATGGAAATTACAGATATACCAAGGAAGATGGATATTGTACTATAGGAATTGATATCCCAGATTTATCTTCCAGAGGGAAGGGTTATGCAACTGCTTCTTGGGACTTATTTATTGATTACTTGCTATCAAATGGAATAGGAGATATATATACTCAAACTTGGTCTGGTAATGAGAGAGTATTAGGATTAATGAAAAAGATTGGTTTTGAAGAGTGTAATAGAGAGCATGGATTTAGGATTGTAAGAGGTCAATTATACGATGGGCTAACATTCAAACTAAATAGGGAGAAGTACAAGGATTTTCATGAAGGTGCTAAGTTGAATAAGTAA
- a CDS encoding GNAT family protein, whose product MFRHIIDEDVELRLLEIWNSQEMFNLIDSSRDHLRKYLPWVDNTISVNDTRVFIESTKSKYAANNGFDAGIWYKGELAGVIGFHSINRTIKEISIGYWLNERYLGNGIMTKACKELINFAFNNYKFNRIEIRCAEENLRSRAIPERLGFTKEGIIRDGELLSDGYVNCVVYGLLKREWKTLG is encoded by the coding sequence ATGTTTAGACATATAATAGATGAAGATGTTGAACTAAGGTTGCTTGAGATATGGAACTCGCAAGAAATGTTTAATTTAATAGATTCAAGCAGAGACCATTTGAGAAAGTACTTACCTTGGGTAGACAATACCATATCTGTAAATGATACAAGAGTATTTATAGAGAGTACTAAAAGTAAATACGCAGCTAACAATGGCTTTGATGCAGGCATATGGTATAAGGGAGAATTAGCTGGGGTTATTGGATTTCATAGCATAAATAGGACTATCAAAGAAATAAGTATAGGTTATTGGTTAAATGAAAGATATCTAGGGAATGGGATAATGACAAAAGCTTGCAAGGAGCTCATTAATTTTGCATTTAATAATTATAAGTTTAATAGGATAGAAATTAGATGTGCGGAGGAGAACCTTAGAAGTAGAGCTATACCTGAAAGACTTGGATTTACTAAAGAAGGTATTATAAGAGACGGAGAATTGCTTAGTGATGGTTATGTGAATTGTGTTGTATATGGATTATTAAAAAGGGAATGGAAAACTCTGGGATGA